In Myxocyprinus asiaticus isolate MX2 ecotype Aquarium Trade chromosome 16, UBuf_Myxa_2, whole genome shotgun sequence, a single window of DNA contains:
- the LOC127454655 gene encoding protein rapunzel-like, whose amino-acid sequence MSSPLERVVAQKKEAIEAVMEMFEKGAEVLASTVGELCPLFEAAAPVLRLVLDNVESKEVTYVKDQFLVVRSKLDVLSFQLEDINCEIKKGCLDSQFFSVEENICNQFRKFMDILEANHDYKEVRKRVFLQHFPRSRGENNLYILYDALIGNSTFGEPILDVVEQYGARNRRVLEDFCVRLKELLCLGIIALLGYCFLNLGEEAEQEKMQEWSTKIQVIEMKMKESIEKCVNSFPEQAELDIQRLMKERESGNLQEMANELLDFLAKKYDWVSWSIRVITNLGKIRNWRAGENFQSMAGQKYFEVSQGTETILVVSYCSNPQPVPNENIKETMEGPAKKGDAKAVVEVLEKQLAGFLVHAVSRHKESFAVSNFPEDCHYWEKHKNVNLCVHSE is encoded by the coding sequence atgtccAGTCCACTAGAGCGGGTGGTAGCCCAGAAGAAGGAGGCCATTGAAGCTGTAATGGAGATGTTTGAGAAGGGAGCTGAGGTTCTGGCCAGCACTGTAGGAGAGTTATGTCCTCTTTTTGAAGCTGCTGCACCAGTTTTGAGGCTGGTCTTGGACAACGTGGAAAGCAAGGAGGTCACATATGTCAAAGATCAGTTTCTAGTTGTGAGGAGCAAATTGGATGTTCTCTCATTTCAGCTGGAGGACATCAACTGTGAGATAAAGAAGGGTTGCTTGGATTCTCAGTTCTTCTCTGTGGAGGAGAATATATGCAACCAGTTTAGAAAATTTATGGACATTCTGGAGGCCAATCATGATTACAAAGAGGTCAGAAAACGTGTGTTCTTGCAGCATTTTCCCCGATCGAGAGGAGAGAATAACCTCTACATACTTTATGATGCTTTGATTGGGAACAGCACATTTGGAGAGCCAATTCTGGATGTAGTGGAACAATATGGTGCCAGAAACAGGAGGGTCCTGGAAGACTTCTGTGTAAGGTTGAAGGAGCTTCTCTGCTTGGGAATAATTGCTCTACTGGGATATTGTTTCCTTAATCTGGGTGAAGAGGCAGAGCAGGAGAAGATGCAAGAGTGGAGCACCAAGATCCAAGTAATTGAGATGAAAATGAAGGAATCCATCGAGAAATGTGTGAATTCCTTTCCAGAGCAAGCTGAACTGGACATCCAGAGGCTTATGAAGGAAAGAGAGAGTGGGAACCTCCAGGAAATGGCCAATGAACTGCTGGACTTCCTGGCCAAGAAGTACGACTGGGTGAGCTGGTCCATCCGTGTCATTACTAACTTGGGCAAAATTCGTAACTGGAGAGCTGGAGAAAACTTTCAGTCTATGGCCGGCCAGAAATACTTTGAAGTATCGCAAGGAACTGAAACCATCCTGGTGGTGTCCTACTGCAGCAACCCTCAACCTGTGCCAAATGAGAACATAAAAGAAACAATGGAAGGTCCTGCTAAGAAGGGAGATGCCAAAGCTGTAGTTGAGGTTCTGGAGAAGCAGTTAGCTGGGTTTTTGGTTCATGCTGTCAGTCGTCACAAGGAAAGCTTTGCTGTGTCGAATTTTCCTGAAGATTGCCACTACTGGGAGAAACATAAGAATGTGAATCTGTGTGTGCATTCAGAGTAG
- the LOC127454660 gene encoding protein rapunzel produces MAENEILEHQDTLKRGLVKVLECVATISSAAAVVNPIFGVAGSLIRVVLHHVDDEDLQKLKREFGSMNRALDDISQQNQNVLLQIRKETVDGLYCRVEENIRNQFYKFMDTVEAWPAHQQRKKDFEMSFMISQGDQNLHTLYDGVMGESKVFCQPILEVYIKHSQGDRRVMENLCTRLTYLFCIGLISLMSYAAIVGDDEEALRIEWEDKMKDVAKRMSEVLKGADYD; encoded by the coding sequence ATGGCTGAAAATGAGATCTTAGAACACCAAGACACTCTGAAGAGAGGCCTTGTGAAAGTTCTCGAATGTGTGGCCACCATCTCATCCGCAGCAGCAGTGGTCAATCCCATCTTCGGTGTGGCTGGATCTCTCATCCGTGTGGTGCTGCACCATGTGGACGATGAAGATCTTCAGAAACTCAAACGCGAGTTTGGGAGCATGAATCGAGCCCTGGATGATATTTCACAGCAGAACCAGAACGTGTTGCTACAGATCAGGAAAGAAACTGTGGATGGCCTGTACTGCCGCGTGGAAGAAAACATTCGTAATCAATTCTACAAATTCATGGACACTGTTGAGGCATGGCCGGCGCACCAACAGCGCAAGAAGGACTTTGAAATGAGCTTTATGATCAGTCAAGGTGACCAGAACCTGCACACACTTTATGATGGAGTGATGGGTGAATCGAAGGTCTTCTGCCAGCCCATTTTAGAGGTGTACATAAAGCATTCACAGGGTGACCGCCGTGTCATGGAAAACCTCTGCACCCGACTCACATACCTGTTTTGCATTGGTCTCATTTCTCTGATGAGTTATGCTGCTATCGTCGGGGATGATGAAGAAGCTCTGCGCATCGAGTGGGAAGATAAAATGAAAGACGTGGCCAAAAGAATGTCAGAGGTACTGAAGGGCGCTGATTATGACTGA
- the LOC127454661 gene encoding protein rapunzel isoform X2: MADKQQIKVTAVKVLGYVEKISSFAASIDPLFGIVTSVVGVVRKGLVDEEDQELDKDFKQIHEKLEKISEKNKQTLQQIHIDEINETFGKYEEFIKHQYGAFNTMVERVKQDPDNSDHHMEEFVKIYERDKSDMSLDVFYRGVMGSGALFGRPMLKVYLEHCDKNRKVMEARCSHLAHLFYIGLMALMAYTSVTEDDEDEVRDKWAQRVIDIQAKMQEALDQCTEEK; encoded by the coding sequence ATGGCAGACAAACAGCAGATCAAAGTGACTGCAGTCAAAGTGCTGGGCTATGTGGAGAAGATCTCGTCCTTTGCCGCCTCCATAGATCCTCTCTTTGGGATCGTGACCTCTGTAGTTGGGGTGGTTAGGAAAGGCCTAGTTGATGAGGAGGATCAAGAACTGGACAAGGACTTCAAGCAGATCCATGAAAAGCTGGAAAAAATCTCGGAGAAGAACAAGCAGACACTTCAACAGATCCACATTGACGAAATCAACGAGACGTTTGGTAAATATGAGGAGTTCATCAAGCACCAGTATGGAGCTTTCAACACCATGGTGGAAAGAGTAAAGCAGGATCCTGACAACTCGGATCATCACATGGAGGAGTTTGTGAAGATCTATGAGAGGGACAAAAGTGACATGAGCTTAGATGTGTTTTATCGTGGTGTGATGGGCTCTGGGGCTCTTTTTGGGAGGCCTATGCTGAAGGTGTACCTGGAACACTGCGACAAGAACAGAAAGGTGATGGAGGCTAGGTGCTCTCACCTGGCTCACCTGTTCTACATTGGTCTTATGGCACTAATGGCCTACACCTCTGTCACCGAAGATGACGAGGATGAAGTGAGAGACAAATGGGCCCAAAGGGTCATTGATATTCAAGCAAAGATGCAAGAAGCTCTGGACCAATGTACAGAGGAGAAGTGA
- the LOC127454661 gene encoding protein rapunzel isoform X1: MADHEIFEDPEKLKRGLIKVLECVATISSAAAVVNPIFGVAGSLIRVVLHHVDDEDLQKLKREFGSVNRALDDISRKNHQALLQIRKETLDKQYHEVEENIKNQFRKFMEIVEANPDALQRKKDDFVESFMNDKDDQNMYTLYEGVIGKRKLFSQPILEVYWKHSHGDRYVMENLCTRLAYLFCIGFIALMGYYGIIGDDLESRNEEWEENMKNVQEKMQEMLMKCK; the protein is encoded by the coding sequence ATGGCCGATCATGAAATATTTGAAGACCCCGAAAAGCTGAAGAGAGGCCTTATTAAAGTTCTTGAATGTGTGGCCACCATCTCCTCCGCAGCAGCGGTGGTCAATCCCATTTTTGGCGTTGCTGGCTCTCTCATCCGGGTGGTGCTGCACCATGTGGATGATGAAGATCTTCAGAAACTCAAACGGGAATTCGGGAGCGTCAATCGAGCCCTGGATGACATTTCGAGGAAGAACCATCAAGCCCTGCTGCAGATCAGGAAGGAAACATTAGACAAACAGTACCACGAGGTTGAAGAAAACATTAAGAATCAGTTCCGCAAATTCATGGAGATTGTGGAGGCGAATCCAGATGCCCTGCAGCGCAAGAAAGATGATTTCGTGGAGAGTTTCATGAACGACAAAGATGACCAGAACATGTACACGCTTTATGAAGGTGTAATCGGGAAGAGGAAGCTCTTCAGTCAGCCCATTCTGGAGGTGTACTGGAAGCATTCACATGGTGACCGCTACGTCATGGAAAACCTCTGCACTCGACTCGCCTACCTGTTCTGCATTGGTTTCATCGCTCTTATGGGCTATTACGGCATCATAGGGGATGACTTGGAATCTCGGAATGAGGAGTGGGAGGAGAATATGAAGAATGTGCAGGAGAAGATGCAGGAGATGCTGATGAAGTGCAAATGA
- the LOC127454653 gene encoding protein rapunzel-like gives MSNPLERVVAQKKEAIEAVMEMFEKGAEVLASTVGELSPLFEAAAPVLKLVLNNVESKEVIYVKDQFLVVRRKLDVLSSQLQDIDVEIRRRRLDSQFFSVEENLRNQFRKYIDILEAKPEYKEVKKRLFLEHFFITGGEKNLCVLYDALIGNSTFGEPILDVVEQYEARNRRVLEDFCVRLKELLCLGIIALLGYCFLNLGEEAEQEKMQEWSTKIQEIEMKMKETIEKCVNSFQEQAELDIKRLMKEREDRNLQEMGNELLDFLVKKYDWVSWSIRVITNLGKIRNWRAGENFQSMAGQKYFEVSQGTETILVVSYCSNPQPVPNENIKQIMEGPAKKGDAKAVVGVLEKQLAGFWVHAISRHKESFAVSSFPEDCHYWEKHKNVNLCVHSE, from the coding sequence ATGTCCAATCCACTAGAGCGGGTGGTAGCCCAGAAGAAGGAGGCCATTGAAGCTGTAATGGAGATGTTTGAGAAGGGTGCTGAGGTGCTGGCCAGCACTGTTGGAGAGTTATCACCTCTTTTTGAGGCTGCTGCTCCAGTCCTCAAGCTAGTCCTTAATAACGTGGAAAGCAAGGAAGTGATATATGTCAAAGATCAGTTTCTAGTGGTGAGGCGCAAATTAGATGTCCTCTCATCTCAACTGCAGGACATTGATGTTGAGATCAGGAGGAGACGTTTGGATTCTCAGTTCTTCTCTGTGGAAGAGAATCTGCGCAACCAGTTCAGAAAATACATAGACATTCTGGAGGCCAAACCTGAGTACAAGGAGGTCAAGAAACGCTTGTTCTTGGAGCATTTTTTTATAACAGGAGGAGAGAAAAATCTATGTGTGCTTTATGATGCTTTGATTGGGAACAGCACATTTGGGGAGCCAATTCTAGATGTTGTGGAACAGTACGAGGCCAGAAACAGGAGGGTCCTGGAAGACTTCTGTGTAAGATTGAAGGAGCTTCTCTGCTTGGGAATAATCGCTCTACTGGGATATTGTTTCCTTAATCTGGGCGAAGAGGCAGAGCAGGAGAAGATGCAAGAGTGGAGCACCAAGATCCAAGAAATTGAGATGAAAATGAAGGAAACCATTGAGAAATGTGTGAATTCATTTCAAGAGCAAGCTGAATTGGACATCAAGAGGCTTATGAAGGAAAGAGAGGATAGGAACCTCCAGGAAATGGGCAATGAACTGCTGGACTTCCTAGTCAAGAAGTACGACTGGGTGAGCTGGTCCATCCGTGTCATTACTAACTTGGGCAAAATTCGTAACTGGAGAGCTGGAGAAAACTTTCAGTCTATGGCCGGCCAGAAATACTTTGAAGTATCGCAAGGAACTGAAACCATCCTGGTGGTGTCCTACTGCAGCAACCCTCAACCTGTGCCCAATGAGAACATAAAACAGATTATGGAGGGTCCTGCAAAGAAGGGAGATGCCAAAGCTGTAGTTGGGGTTCTGGAGAAACAGTTAGCTGGGTTTTGGGTTCACGCTATTAGTCGTCACAAGGAAAGCTTTGCTGTGTCGAGTTTTCCTGAAGACTGCCACTACTGGGAGAAACATAAGAATGTGAATCTGTGTGTGCATTCAGAGTAG